Sequence from the Paenibacillus tundrae genome:
TTGACAAGTTCCTTATAGTAACGTAATATGTGTTTATGGATGTTACTTAAAGGAACAAAGGAGGTTGAAGCATGAGATCTTGGCTTAGAGAAATTCGCGAAAAATATAATATGACTCAAGAACAAGTGGCTTTTAAAGCGGGAATTTCTCGTAGCTATTTTACTAACATTGAAAATGGAACCAAAACGCCATCAGTTATAGCTGCAAAGTCAATCGGTGAAGCACTTGATTTTCCGTGGTCATATTTTTTTGAGGAGAAATGTTACTTTAAGGAACAAAAATACAAGGAAGGAGTGAGCTGATGAACGAGTGCCCACGATGTACCAGTAACAAAATCTCAACGACAGATAACTTTTGCAAAGTTTGCGGATTCGAATTATTCCAAATCACAATACAGAAGTTTGAAGTTAATTCAGAAACCGCCGCGGCCACGGCAGCTTCTGAACAGCCTAAATTAATTATGACGAGTAAGTTTTTCATCTTTCCAGATCTAAGTGAAGAAGAAATAGATTCTTTGCATATGACACTAATGAGAGCTGC
This genomic interval carries:
- a CDS encoding helix-turn-helix transcriptional regulator, with protein sequence MRSWLREIREKYNMTQEQVAFKAGISRSYFTNIENGTKTPSVIAAKSIGEALDFPWSYFFEEKCYFKEQKYKEGVS